The following proteins are encoded in a genomic region of Bradyrhizobium sp. SK17:
- a CDS encoding DUF308 domain-containing protein, with product MRSLLAAQSTWLRSYYVSRAVFSIVWVAAAVLLSAQPTPVAFLLVIYPAWDAIANLADARVNGGLWDNPSQALNVVVSAITTLAVIVAIGRDSYAVLAVFGVWAILAGVLQLVTGVRRWRDYGAQWAMILSGAQSALAGGYMISRSIGTVAPTILDVAPYAGFGAFYFLLSAIWLVAFADRNARA from the coding sequence ATGCGAAGCCTGCTTGCCGCCCAGTCCACCTGGCTGCGGTCCTACTACGTCTCGCGCGCCGTCTTTTCGATCGTCTGGGTTGCTGCTGCCGTTCTGCTGAGCGCGCAACCCACCCCCGTGGCGTTCCTGCTGGTGATCTATCCGGCATGGGATGCCATCGCCAATCTGGCTGACGCCCGGGTGAACGGAGGGCTGTGGGACAATCCATCCCAGGCCCTCAATGTCGTGGTCAGCGCGATCACGACGCTTGCCGTGATCGTTGCGATCGGCCGCGACAGCTATGCCGTTCTGGCCGTGTTCGGGGTTTGGGCGATCCTTGCGGGTGTGCTGCAACTGGTCACCGGCGTCAGGCGCTGGCGTGACTATGGCGCGCAATGGGCGATGATCCTGAGTGGCGCGCAGTCGGCACTCGCGGGCGGCTACATGATCAGCCGATCGATCGGCACCGTTGCGCCGACGATCCTGGACGTCGCTCCCTATGCGGGCTTCGGCGCGTTCTATTTCCTGCTGTCCGCGATCTGGCTCGTTGCCTTCGCCGATCGCAACGCACGCGCCTAA
- a CDS encoding TetR/AcrR family transcriptional regulator, which translates to MNSTSEQILDVAQALIVAGGYNGFSYADIADAVGIRKASIHHHFPTKAELVAALVDRYRQQTALGLKALQAQSPAPADHLRSYVNFWQACIQDATLPVCVCAMLAGEMPMLPEEVATRVRAHFHDLAGWLTSVLQAGAEQRLLLLDKRPEEEAQMLMASVHGAMLSARAFDDPAAFAAIVKPQIGKLLAPDS; encoded by the coding sequence ATGAACTCGACCTCGGAACAGATCCTCGACGTCGCGCAGGCCCTCATCGTCGCGGGCGGCTACAATGGGTTCAGCTATGCCGACATCGCAGATGCCGTCGGCATCCGGAAGGCGAGCATCCATCACCACTTCCCGACCAAAGCCGAGCTGGTGGCCGCACTGGTGGATCGCTACCGGCAGCAGACAGCGTTGGGCTTGAAAGCCCTCCAGGCGCAGTCTCCGGCGCCGGCCGACCACCTGCGGTCTTACGTGAACTTCTGGCAGGCGTGCATCCAAGATGCCACGCTGCCCGTCTGTGTCTGCGCGATGCTTGCCGGCGAGATGCCGATGCTGCCAGAAGAGGTGGCAACTCGCGTCCGCGCCCATTTCCATGATCTCGCGGGATGGCTGACGTCGGTGCTGCAAGCTGGCGCAGAGCAGCGGCTGCTCCTGCTGGACAAGCGGCCGGAAGAGGAGGCCCAGATGCTGATGGCATCGGTCCATGGAGCGATGCTCTCAGCGCGGGCGTTCGACGATCCCGCCGCGTTTGCCGCCATCGTCAAACCGCAGATCGGGAAGCTGCTGGCACCGGACAGCTAG